Proteins co-encoded in one Bremerella sp. TYQ1 genomic window:
- the sppA gene encoding signal peptide peptidase SppA: MANQDSSDMVQPMPNHPQPIIIQNNSSGSILWRIIAGIGWLGVFFCIPIILGQAISSASYYNTTEGVSEKYFSGSKTATDKIAVINVTGVIMEGEGYVRKQIDLVREDEDIKAVVVRVDSPGGTVTGSDYILHHLKKLKEERDIPLVVSMGAMATSGGYYVAMAVEDEEDSIFAEPTTTTGSIGVIIPHYNISGLMEEYHIEDDSIMSHPRKQMLTMTREMPEEHREILQEYVNQAFTRFKDIVKEGRPEFEADPEKLDTLATGEIFTANQALKNGLVDQIGFIEEAIDRAAELADIDAKKSRVVTYEQPTALFDLGLAQNQAFSWDKMLEMSAPKAYYLSSYLPPIVSSFPLGSR, translated from the coding sequence ATGGCCAATCAGGATTCCTCGGACATGGTCCAGCCCATGCCGAACCATCCGCAACCGATCATTATTCAAAACAACTCTTCCGGCAGCATCTTGTGGCGAATTATCGCAGGCATCGGCTGGCTGGGGGTTTTCTTCTGCATTCCCATCATTCTGGGCCAGGCGATCAGCTCGGCCAGCTATTACAACACGACCGAAGGCGTGAGCGAAAAGTACTTCTCGGGAAGTAAGACCGCCACCGACAAGATCGCCGTCATCAACGTCACCGGTGTGATCATGGAAGGGGAAGGGTACGTCCGCAAGCAAATCGACCTGGTCCGCGAGGATGAAGATATCAAAGCGGTCGTCGTCCGCGTCGACTCGCCTGGCGGAACGGTTACCGGGTCGGACTACATCTTGCACCACCTGAAGAAGCTGAAAGAAGAACGCGACATCCCGCTGGTTGTCAGCATGGGTGCCATGGCCACTTCCGGCGGTTACTATGTCGCGATGGCAGTGGAAGACGAGGAAGATTCGATCTTCGCCGAACCCACAACAACGACTGGTTCGATCGGCGTGATCATTCCTCACTACAACATCTCTGGGCTGATGGAAGAGTACCACATCGAAGATGACTCGATCATGAGCCATCCTCGCAAGCAGATGCTGACGATGACGCGTGAGATGCCGGAAGAGCATCGCGAGATCTTGCAGGAATATGTGAACCAAGCGTTTACACGGTTCAAAGACATCGTCAAAGAAGGTCGCCCTGAGTTTGAAGCCGATCCAGAAAAGCTGGATACACTCGCGACCGGCGAAATCTTCACCGCCAATCAGGCCCTGAAAAACGGCCTCGTCGATCAGATTGGTTTCATCGAAGAAGCGATCGATCGAGCCGCGGAACTAGCCGATATCGATGCGAAGAAATCGCGTGTGGTGACCTACGAACAGCCCACCGCCCTGTTCGATCTGGGACTCGCGCAAAACCAAGCCTTCAGCTGGGACAAGATGCTGGAGATGTCCGCTCCCAAAGCGTACTATCTTTCCAGCTATCTGCCACCGATTGTAAGCTCGTTCCCATTGGGATCGCGCTAG
- a CDS encoding GntP family permease, with protein MIPFDISILAQSTISPDQYSLICLVVGMATVLGLIIFLRANAFLALITAAMVVSLMADGAIQDKFSRVASAFGGTAGGVGIVIALAAIIGKCMLDSGAADRVVRAFMSIFGEKRSPIALMGSGFVLAVPVFFDTVFYLLVPLGRSMFRKTQKNYLLYVMAIATGGCITHTLVPPTPGPLVVADQLNVDKGLMILIGVMIAFPAACAGLWFSSFMNRIMPLPMRPLGNEPEPEAIPDDKLPSLWVSLAPVLLPVILISTNTVLTTMADAERAAQLRPGDIADWEAFRSRIQSDSTADVETNFGKHVLSTIRGDGSDEERARIAELILQSGDLNGEEQNELREGLNRFLLLDKSFPKNRDAFLGTKLSSTALSLAGSNPARMAPVTAERMNREVLESTFDEDVVKPYVWETSKRKASNVTSMLGDPNFALLISALIAMWTLAVQRSLSLKELASSVEVSLMSGGLIILITAAGGAFGAMLTVANVGDAIQNMFPVGTDAASAKLLILFLGFGISSVLKIAQGSSTVAMITSSGMLVSLSSPEVLGFHPVYLAASIGAGSLFGSWMNDSGFWIFAKMSGLTEVEALKTWTPLLMVLGATSFATAVLMAIVLPLV; from the coding sequence ATGATTCCGTTCGATATCTCCATTCTCGCTCAGTCGACGATTTCGCCTGACCAATACTCGCTGATTTGCCTTGTCGTTGGCATGGCAACCGTTTTGGGCCTGATCATTTTCCTCAGGGCCAATGCGTTCTTGGCATTGATCACTGCCGCGATGGTCGTCAGCTTAATGGCCGACGGCGCGATCCAAGACAAATTCTCCCGCGTCGCGTCGGCATTCGGCGGAACCGCTGGGGGCGTGGGGATCGTGATCGCGCTCGCTGCGATCATCGGTAAGTGCATGCTCGATAGTGGCGCCGCCGATCGTGTGGTTCGCGCGTTCATGTCGATCTTCGGCGAAAAGCGTTCTCCGATTGCGCTGATGGGAAGCGGTTTTGTGCTTGCCGTTCCGGTCTTTTTCGACACGGTGTTTTACCTGCTCGTGCCGCTGGGCCGATCGATGTTCCGTAAAACGCAGAAGAACTACCTGCTGTATGTCATGGCGATTGCCACCGGCGGCTGCATCACCCATACGTTGGTTCCGCCAACCCCTGGGCCGTTGGTCGTCGCGGATCAATTGAATGTCGACAAAGGGTTGATGATTTTGATCGGGGTGATGATTGCTTTTCCTGCCGCATGTGCCGGGCTGTGGTTCTCGTCCTTCATGAATCGCATCATGCCGTTGCCGATGCGTCCCCTGGGTAACGAACCGGAGCCGGAAGCGATTCCAGACGACAAACTGCCGTCGCTTTGGGTCTCGTTGGCTCCTGTTCTTCTGCCGGTCATCCTCATATCTACCAACACGGTCCTCACCACCATGGCCGATGCCGAGCGTGCCGCGCAGCTTCGACCAGGCGATATTGCCGACTGGGAAGCATTCCGTAGTCGCATTCAAAGCGATTCGACGGCCGATGTCGAAACTAACTTCGGTAAGCACGTTCTCAGCACTATCCGTGGCGATGGAAGCGACGAAGAACGGGCCCGTATTGCGGAGTTGATTCTGCAATCTGGCGATCTCAACGGCGAAGAGCAGAACGAACTGCGGGAAGGACTCAATCGTTTCCTATTGCTCGACAAAAGCTTCCCCAAGAATCGCGATGCGTTTCTCGGTACGAAGCTTTCTAGCACGGCCCTTTCGTTGGCAGGCTCGAACCCGGCTCGCATGGCCCCGGTAACTGCCGAGCGAATGAATCGCGAAGTGCTCGAATCGACGTTCGACGAAGACGTCGTGAAACCGTACGTCTGGGAAACGTCCAAACGAAAAGCCTCGAACGTTACGTCGATGCTGGGCGATCCGAACTTCGCGCTGTTGATTTCGGCTCTGATTGCCATGTGGACGCTGGCCGTGCAGCGGTCGTTGTCGCTGAAAGAATTGGCCTCGTCGGTCGAAGTCTCGCTGATGAGTGGTGGCTTGATCATCCTTATCACCGCCGCTGGTGGTGCGTTCGGGGCAATGCTGACGGTCGCCAACGTTGGTGATGCGATTCAAAACATGTTCCCTGTCGGCACCGATGCCGCGTCGGCGAAGCTGTTGATTCTGTTCCTTGGCTTTGGCATTTCGTCGGTTTTGAAGATCGCCCAAGGCTCCAGCACCGTCGCGATGATCACCTCCAGCGGTATGCTGGTCAGCCTCTCGTCGCCGGAAGTGCTCGGTTTCCACCCCGTTTACTTGGCCGCCAGTATCGGTGCTGGCTCGCTGTTTGGTTCCTGGATGAACGACAGCGGCTTCTGGATCTTCGCCAAGATGAGCGGTTTGACCGAGGTGGAAGCCCTGAAAACCTGGACACCGTTGTTGATGGTGCTCGGAGCCACTAGCTTCGCGACGGCCGTTCTAATGGCGATCGTTCTGCCGTTGGTATAG
- a CDS encoding TrkH family potassium uptake protein, translated as MNYRLVCRLLSIVCLIIGVTMIFSLPWAWPVIGHRTDEDFQKFELHGFLGLIYSILFSIICWAVLWRIGRTAKGELYRREAMAVVGLSWLVATVLGAMPFLLSGSCNKLAVRLFESSEHAPQVYGDEVSPLSLDQYALVHSLVQAGARGLPGIKLAEQYEAKVRVLSKGEPPQRPYDEVLSELRELPHWRGALLEPGEEPDAPLGRRDNFRVRAVPMNIADALFESQSGFSTTGATVIADLEDPVSLPHCILFWRSSTHFLGGLGIIVLFVVILGQGSAGKALMRNEMPGPSKEGSHSRMQHTAWMFAGLYCGLNLVLTVLLWLLGMNFFDAVCHAFGTLATGGFSTYNSSLGHFVQADPVSGAWIEYVVIVFMTLAGTNFTLLYFMMFGQASRLFKDIEWRYYIGIIVVVTAAVMTFGMVYDDFVIDPETSVFNEFLYALRYGLFQVVSIITTTGYGTHDFDQWNSFGRGVLFLLMFVGGCAGSTGGGLKVIRHILFHKILFLQLEKSYHPTVVRPLRLGGRPVDDPDLQTNILIYFSLILVLFVFGWLAIVTLEPDSTWGASEEHIEHKLIDSATAVAATLNNVGPGLGIIGATQNYAYFTWWTKLLFTALMMIGRLEIFAVLVLFIPRFWRSR; from the coding sequence ATGAACTATCGCCTGGTGTGCCGACTGCTCTCGATCGTCTGCCTGATTATTGGCGTGACGATGATCTTTAGCCTTCCTTGGGCATGGCCGGTCATTGGTCATCGAACGGACGAAGACTTCCAGAAATTCGAGCTTCACGGTTTTCTGGGGCTCATCTATTCCATCTTGTTCAGCATTATTTGTTGGGCGGTGTTGTGGCGCATTGGACGTACTGCCAAAGGGGAACTGTATCGCCGAGAAGCGATGGCGGTCGTGGGACTTAGCTGGTTGGTCGCGACCGTCCTGGGGGCGATGCCATTTTTGTTGTCCGGCTCTTGCAACAAGTTGGCTGTCCGCTTGTTTGAATCCAGCGAGCACGCACCTCAAGTCTACGGCGACGAGGTATCGCCACTTTCGCTCGATCAATATGCGCTTGTGCATTCGCTGGTCCAAGCTGGCGCGCGGGGACTTCCCGGCATCAAGTTGGCCGAGCAGTATGAAGCCAAAGTCCGCGTACTCAGTAAGGGAGAACCGCCGCAACGACCGTACGATGAAGTCTTGTCGGAACTTCGTGAACTGCCACATTGGCGCGGCGCGTTGTTGGAACCGGGCGAAGAGCCAGACGCCCCGCTCGGACGGCGCGACAACTTTCGTGTGCGGGCTGTTCCGATGAACATCGCCGACGCGTTGTTCGAGTCACAATCAGGATTTAGTACCACCGGCGCGACCGTCATTGCCGACTTGGAAGATCCTGTCAGCCTACCGCACTGCATCTTGTTCTGGCGGAGCAGTACGCACTTCCTGGGCGGTCTCGGGATCATCGTGCTCTTTGTGGTGATTCTTGGCCAAGGCTCCGCTGGCAAGGCTCTCATGCGGAACGAAATGCCAGGTCCCAGCAAGGAAGGTTCTCACTCGCGAATGCAGCACACCGCTTGGATGTTCGCTGGTTTGTACTGCGGATTGAATCTGGTGCTGACTGTGTTGCTGTGGCTGTTGGGGATGAACTTTTTCGACGCCGTTTGCCATGCGTTTGGAACGCTCGCGACCGGCGGATTCAGCACGTACAACTCCAGCCTGGGGCATTTCGTGCAAGCCGATCCCGTCAGTGGTGCTTGGATTGAATACGTCGTGATCGTTTTCATGACGTTGGCTGGCACCAATTTCACGCTGCTCTACTTCATGATGTTCGGCCAGGCGAGTCGGCTGTTCAAAGATATCGAATGGCGTTACTACATCGGCATCATCGTCGTTGTGACGGCTGCCGTGATGACGTTTGGAATGGTCTACGACGATTTCGTGATCGACCCCGAGACCTCTGTCTTCAACGAGTTCCTATATGCACTGCGGTATGGGCTGTTTCAAGTCGTGTCCATCATCACCACTACCGGTTACGGCACCCACGACTTTGATCAGTGGAATAGCTTCGGCCGTGGGGTGCTGTTTTTGTTGATGTTTGTCGGCGGCTGTGCAGGCAGTACCGGCGGCGGTTTGAAGGTGATTCGCCATATCTTGTTTCACAAGATTCTCTTTCTGCAGCTCGAAAAGTCTTACCATCCCACCGTGGTGCGACCGCTCCGTTTAGGAGGCCGCCCGGTCGACGATCCTGATCTGCAAACGAACATTTTGATCTACTTTTCGTTGATTCTCGTGTTGTTTGTCTTTGGCTGGCTGGCGATTGTCACGCTCGAACCTGATTCGACGTGGGGTGCTTCGGAAGAACACATCGAACACAAGCTGATCGATAGCGCAACTGCCGTTGCGGCAACGCTCAACAATGTCGGTCCAGGACTCGGTATCATCGGTGCCACGCAGAACTACGCCTATTTCACCTGGTGGACGAAACTGCTTTTCACGGCGTTAATGATGATCGGTCGACTGGAAATCTTCGCAGTCTTGGTGCTATTCATCCCTCGATTCTGGCGTTCTCGGTAG
- a CDS encoding DASS family sodium-coupled anion symporter — protein MSDQTAPPPTLAAKIGLWIGPGFAIIFWILGLKGIYLDAEQPQLNAMAGAFVWMGIWWLTEAVPLAATSLLPLVLFPLLGIQPVKAVAASYGDHNIFLFLGGFLIALAIEQSGLHRRIALSIVYVMGDNPARLLLGFMVATGLMSMWISNTATTLLMLPIAGSILAVADLRLTDDSARRNLGVGLMLGIAYSASIGGVATLVGTPPNIAFSSYYGEAFPDLPQVSFLAWMMMALPFSVVFMLITWGVLSYLLFPVRSEDSLGGRSVIADELSKLGPIRAAEWRAGLIFLATAVLWISREPVDGWGWGIYFADENGKTLVSDATTAIAMAVLCFMVPRGGKESGPLLTWESSVKVPWGVLLLFGGGTALAKAVNASHFDLFLGSHMAAVMSQMSESMMVFVTATGMVWLTEFTSNLASVQTFNPVLGSASEELGVPPLLLLVPATLAASCAFMMPVATPPNAIVYGSGRVPIGSMIKAGVVLNILSIILVSATVLLLGKLLI, from the coding sequence TTGTCGGATCAAACGGCACCGCCACCAACGTTGGCGGCGAAGATTGGCTTGTGGATTGGGCCAGGCTTCGCGATCATCTTCTGGATACTCGGGCTCAAGGGAATTTATCTCGACGCCGAGCAACCGCAGCTCAACGCAATGGCAGGCGCCTTCGTTTGGATGGGCATCTGGTGGCTGACCGAAGCAGTCCCGCTTGCCGCGACGTCGCTGTTGCCGCTGGTTTTGTTTCCACTGCTGGGAATCCAGCCGGTTAAAGCGGTCGCCGCGAGCTACGGCGACCATAACATCTTTCTGTTCCTCGGCGGGTTCCTGATTGCCCTGGCGATTGAACAGTCGGGGCTGCATCGCCGGATTGCGTTGTCGATTGTTTACGTCATGGGAGATAACCCTGCCAGGCTGCTGCTCGGTTTCATGGTGGCGACGGGGCTGATGTCGATGTGGATCTCGAACACGGCGACCACGCTTCTGATGCTGCCGATTGCCGGAAGTATTCTCGCGGTTGCCGATCTTCGTCTGACCGATGATTCGGCCCGAAGGAACCTCGGTGTCGGATTGATGCTGGGTATCGCCTACTCGGCCAGTATCGGCGGTGTGGCAACGCTCGTGGGAACGCCACCGAACATCGCGTTCTCTTCGTACTACGGCGAAGCTTTTCCTGACTTACCGCAGGTTTCGTTCCTGGCCTGGATGATGATGGCCCTCCCCTTCTCTGTCGTCTTCATGCTGATTACCTGGGGCGTGCTCAGTTATTTACTGTTTCCCGTTCGCAGCGAAGACTCGCTTGGCGGGCGAAGTGTGATCGCGGACGAACTCTCGAAGCTAGGGCCTATTCGTGCCGCCGAGTGGCGAGCCGGATTGATCTTTCTGGCGACGGCGGTGCTATGGATCTCGCGTGAACCAGTCGATGGCTGGGGATGGGGGATCTACTTCGCGGATGAGAACGGCAAGACCCTCGTGAGCGATGCCACGACAGCGATCGCCATGGCCGTGCTTTGCTTTATGGTCCCTCGCGGCGGCAAAGAGAGTGGCCCCCTTTTGACATGGGAATCGAGCGTGAAAGTGCCTTGGGGTGTCCTGCTGCTGTTTGGCGGTGGTACGGCACTCGCCAAAGCGGTGAATGCGTCCCACTTCGATCTTTTCCTCGGTTCGCACATGGCAGCCGTGATGAGTCAGATGTCGGAATCGATGATGGTGTTCGTCACCGCAACAGGTATGGTTTGGTTGACGGAGTTCACGTCGAACCTGGCCAGCGTGCAGACTTTCAATCCGGTGCTGGGAAGTGCTTCGGAAGAACTTGGCGTGCCGCCGTTGTTGCTGTTAGTTCCGGCAACGTTGGCAGCCAGCTGTGCGTTTATGATGCCGGTCGCCACGCCCCCTAACGCGATCGTGTACGGCTCTGGGCGTGTGCCGATCGGAAGCATGATCAAAGCAGGTGTTGTGCTGAACATCTTGTCGATCATTCTGGTTTCCGCCACGGTGCTACTGCTTGGGAAACTGTTGATTTGA
- a CDS encoding tetratricopeptide repeat protein, producing the protein MRLVPILMLLVLGLFPADTFAQRRQNQPPKEEPLKLPPDPRLVELHREFVTKAEKLGDEYARKKDWEKARIVFGEVLKLVPNYKPAVEKLKVINGELSNANKKVVVIEAKDGWQDTGIDLEEGSPVAFRVEGEWMLVHVSDANGLEIPREIRDFKLGSLIGVIAKSATPDKDMRPFTIGTQKQMSAPESGRLLLKMHDVVNDDNRGTVRVEISGNF; encoded by the coding sequence ATGCGATTAGTGCCCATCCTGATGCTGCTGGTACTCGGACTGTTTCCGGCCGATACCTTTGCCCAGCGTCGACAAAACCAGCCTCCCAAAGAAGAGCCGTTGAAGCTTCCTCCAGATCCTCGTCTGGTGGAACTGCATCGCGAGTTCGTCACCAAAGCCGAAAAACTGGGAGACGAGTACGCGCGGAAGAAAGATTGGGAGAAAGCACGCATCGTCTTTGGCGAAGTCTTGAAGTTGGTCCCCAACTACAAGCCAGCGGTTGAAAAACTGAAGGTGATCAACGGCGAGCTCTCCAACGCCAACAAGAAGGTGGTTGTCATCGAAGCGAAAGATGGCTGGCAAGACACCGGGATCGATCTTGAAGAGGGAAGCCCTGTCGCGTTTCGCGTCGAAGGGGAATGGATGCTGGTTCACGTCAGCGATGCCAACGGCTTGGAAATCCCCAGAGAGATTCGCGACTTTAAGTTGGGATCGCTGATCGGAGTGATCGCCAAGTCGGCGACGCCTGACAAAGACATGCGACCCTTCACTATCGGAACGCAAAAGCAGATGAGTGCTCCCGAATCAGGGCGGCTACTGCTGAAAATGCACGATGTGGTCAACGACGATAATCGTGGAACGGTTCGCGTTGAAATCTCGGGCAACTTCTAG
- a CDS encoding ferredoxin has translation MSKFTHHIFVCNKCKPPKHLRDGKSHDSGKIRAALKKEIKRLGLKAQVRANDSGCLDQCDDGQVIVIYPQAIWYGGVTEADVERIIHETILEGKILEDLQIPSEKLRCGKAAKKADSAPSAPSTSS, from the coding sequence ATGTCCAAGTTTACGCATCACATATTCGTCTGCAACAAATGCAAGCCGCCCAAGCATCTTCGCGATGGCAAATCGCACGACTCGGGTAAGATCCGCGCCGCCCTCAAGAAAGAGATCAAGCGTCTCGGCTTGAAAGCACAAGTGCGTGCCAACGATTCAGGTTGTCTCGATCAGTGCGACGACGGTCAAGTGATCGTGATCTATCCGCAAGCAATTTGGTATGGCGGAGTTACGGAAGCAGACGTCGAGCGAATCATCCACGAAACGATTCTCGAGGGAAAGATTTTGGAAGATTTGCAGATTCCCAGCGAAAAACTGAGATGTGGCAAGGCGGCGAAGAAAGCCGATTCGGCACCCTCTGCCCCTTCCACTTCGAGTTAG
- the trkA gene encoding Trk system potassium transporter TrkA, protein MRIVILGAGTVGTWIADLLCRNNHSVTVVESNSDHVRSINAELDIRAIHGSASESAILFQAGIIGCDLCLAVTGDDEVNIVAASMAKAMGARRSVARVYGRVFRDLSTFDYQRHFHIDRFLSLEHLSAVEFVRAIRSPGSAVLENFARGELEVQEIICDDPAPAIGKPLKEVKLPKGVRVGTIQRQGKTWIAGAGDSIEVGDHITLIGTREEIDSVKAKFQVKATPIRSVVIAGGGETGLALARMLEGQRYHVTLMEENMERCEFLARLLEHTTVVHADATRRAILEEERVGNMDVFVTCTGDDENNIMACVEAREIGARECMAIVQRPDYANVVEKLGINLAVSPRNVVARQVLGLLNSGPIISKKNLPGGGIAIVEFEVMEGVIATEHVIANLKLPPHCLIAAIMSSDYVRVASADDRLAPGDTVVVLVEESALDAVVKLFEEQS, encoded by the coding sequence ATGCGAATCGTTATCTTAGGTGCAGGCACTGTCGGAACGTGGATCGCGGACTTGCTCTGTCGAAACAACCACAGCGTGACGGTGGTCGAATCGAATTCGGATCACGTCCGTTCCATCAATGCGGAACTTGATATCCGTGCCATTCATGGTTCCGCTTCCGAATCGGCGATTCTGTTTCAAGCGGGCATTATCGGCTGCGATCTTTGCCTGGCGGTGACAGGGGATGACGAAGTCAACATTGTCGCGGCAAGTATGGCGAAAGCGATGGGAGCTCGTCGAAGCGTGGCACGTGTTTACGGTCGCGTCTTCCGCGACTTGAGCACCTTCGATTACCAGCGTCACTTTCATATCGACCGGTTCCTGAGTCTCGAGCATCTTTCGGCAGTCGAGTTCGTCCGCGCGATTCGCTCCCCTGGAAGCGCCGTGCTGGAAAACTTCGCTCGCGGCGAGCTGGAAGTTCAGGAGATCATCTGTGACGATCCTGCCCCAGCGATCGGCAAACCATTGAAAGAGGTGAAGCTGCCTAAGGGAGTTCGTGTCGGCACGATCCAGCGGCAAGGGAAAACCTGGATCGCCGGAGCAGGCGACTCGATTGAAGTGGGAGATCACATCACGCTGATCGGAACCCGCGAAGAGATTGACTCGGTCAAAGCCAAATTCCAAGTCAAAGCAACTCCGATTCGCTCCGTTGTGATTGCTGGTGGTGGCGAGACCGGCCTGGCACTCGCTCGTATGCTGGAAGGCCAGCGATACCATGTCACGCTCATGGAAGAGAACATGGAACGCTGCGAGTTTCTCGCACGTTTGCTCGAGCACACCACGGTGGTTCACGCCGATGCGACGCGTCGTGCGATCTTGGAAGAGGAACGCGTCGGCAACATGGATGTGTTCGTCACTTGCACCGGCGACGACGAAAACAACATTATGGCGTGCGTTGAAGCTCGTGAAATTGGGGCTCGCGAATGTATGGCCATTGTCCAGCGTCCAGACTACGCGAACGTGGTCGAGAAGCTGGGCATTAACCTGGCCGTCAGTCCGCGAAATGTGGTCGCCCGCCAGGTGCTGGGGCTGCTCAATAGTGGGCCGATCATCTCGAAGAAAAATCTACCTGGCGGTGGTATCGCGATCGTCGAATTTGAAGTCATGGAAGGTGTCATCGCCACCGAGCATGTCATCGCCAACTTAAAGCTTCCGCCGCACTGTTTGATCGCCGCGATCATGAGCTCCGACTACGTGCGCGTTGCCTCGGCAGACGATCGACTAGCCCCCGGCGACACAGTGGTTGTGCTCGTCGAAGAGTCGGCACTCGACGCGGTCGTCAAGTTGTTTGAAGAGCAATCGTAG
- a CDS encoding Sir2 family NAD-dependent protein deacetylase, producing the protein MSSDIELTANWLRRAKSAVVFTGAGISTESGIPDFRSPGGVWSKYRTVYFDEFCESAEARHEYWKQKTEAHVEFAAAEPNVGHKTIAKWEEQGTIRGVITQNIDGLHQIAGSRDVLELHGTAREVTCLDCQWRSSVDPFVEQFRATQQVPLCPECGDGRLKHATISFGQMLPEETLNRAHRWCLEADVVIAVGSSLVVYPAAGLPEAGKRHGAKLVIINRDETGLDAIADVLISGSCGEALAAIDATI; encoded by the coding sequence ATGTCTTCGGATATTGAATTGACCGCCAACTGGCTGCGTCGCGCGAAATCGGCAGTCGTTTTTACCGGGGCAGGCATCAGCACCGAAAGCGGCATTCCTGACTTTCGCTCGCCGGGAGGCGTCTGGTCGAAGTACCGGACGGTCTACTTCGACGAGTTCTGCGAGTCGGCCGAAGCACGCCACGAATACTGGAAGCAAAAAACCGAAGCACATGTCGAGTTCGCCGCCGCCGAGCCGAACGTCGGCCATAAGACCATCGCCAAGTGGGAAGAGCAGGGTACGATTCGGGGCGTGATCACCCAGAACATTGACGGCCTACATCAAATTGCCGGAAGCCGCGATGTGCTGGAACTGCATGGCACCGCACGGGAAGTGACCTGCTTGGATTGCCAATGGCGATCGTCGGTCGATCCGTTCGTCGAACAATTCCGCGCAACACAGCAAGTTCCGCTGTGCCCTGAGTGTGGTGACGGCCGTTTGAAGCATGCGACCATTTCCTTCGGCCAGATGTTGCCGGAAGAAACGCTGAATCGCGCACACCGTTGGTGCCTCGAAGCGGACGTAGTGATTGCCGTGGGATCTTCGCTGGTCGTTTATCCAGCGGCAGGTCTTCCGGAAGCAGGCAAGCGGCACGGAGCCAAGCTGGTGATCATCAACCGCGATGAAACAGGACTCGACGCAATCGCCGACGTGTTAATTTCGGGCAGCTGCGGAGAAGCGTTGGCTGCCATCGATGCAACCATTTAG
- a CDS encoding sugar phosphate isomerase/epimerase → MFVSASTECFPELPLRECMEKLVDLEFSAVDMTLDENGEHLRPSDIVGDLQRAIDICHDTQRLVISNFRLLSNAQGNDRYMEYEAICKLAKAVKVSSITIPSGQFGTPFNEEVEHLREMVAISATEGIVTSMHTHVGCLSQDCDTIQVLCDNVKGLGITLDPSHFICREDGVKSYDKVLKYVRHVYLRDTSKEAMHVRIGQGEVEYGRLIQQLEQIGYNRALTAHMPPLPDTDQMAEMRKIRLLLESLL, encoded by the coding sequence GTGTTCGTTTCCGCTTCGACCGAGTGTTTTCCCGAATTACCCTTGCGCGAGTGCATGGAAAAGCTGGTCGACTTGGAGTTTAGCGCCGTCGATATGACATTGGACGAAAACGGAGAGCATCTTCGTCCGTCCGATATTGTCGGCGATTTGCAGCGTGCGATTGATATTTGTCACGACACGCAGCGGCTAGTGATCTCCAATTTCCGTCTCCTGTCCAACGCCCAGGGCAACGATCGCTACATGGAATACGAAGCGATCTGCAAGCTGGCCAAAGCGGTCAAGGTTTCCTCCATCACCATCCCTAGCGGCCAGTTCGGCACCCCCTTCAACGAAGAGGTCGAGCACCTCCGCGAGATGGTCGCCATTTCGGCCACGGAAGGGATTGTCACCAGCATGCACACGCATGTCGGTTGCCTATCGCAAGACTGCGACACCATTCAGGTCTTGTGCGACAACGTCAAAGGCCTCGGCATCACGCTTGATCCAAGCCATTTCATCTGCCGGGAAGATGGCGTCAAGAGCTACGACAAAGTGCTCAAGTACGTCCGTCACGTCTACCTTCGCGATACCAGCAAGGAAGCAATGCACGTTCGAATCGGGCAAGGCGAAGTCGAATATGGCCGTCTGATCCAGCAGCTGGAACAGATCGGCTACAACCGAGCCCTCACCGCCCACATGCCACCTCTGCCGGATACCGATCAAATGGCCGAGATGCGCAAGATTCGCCTGCTTCTGGAAAGCTTGCTGTAA